Proteins encoded together in one Planctomyces sp. SH-PL14 window:
- a CDS encoding SDR family NAD(P)-dependent oxidoreductase, giving the protein MSQKLAGKVAVVTGASKGIGASIARHLAAEGAAVVVNYSSSREGAEKVVGDIVAKGGRAVAVKASIAEPKEIPGLFAEARKAFGKVDILVNNAGIYEFGALGEITPEHFHRQFNLNVLGLILATQEAAKQFEGGGNVINISSVVAHATPPGTAVYSATKAAVDAVTNVLAKELGPQKIRVNSINPGMVETEGAHTAGIIESDFRKQIESQTPLGRIGQPQDIATAAVFLASDDSSWMTGETITISGGFR; this is encoded by the coding sequence ATGTCTCAGAAGTTGGCCGGAAAAGTCGCTGTCGTCACGGGTGCTTCGAAGGGGATCGGGGCGAGCATTGCCCGGCACCTGGCAGCCGAGGGGGCGGCGGTGGTGGTGAACTACTCGTCGAGCCGCGAGGGGGCCGAGAAGGTCGTCGGGGACATCGTGGCCAAGGGGGGCCGGGCGGTGGCGGTGAAGGCGAGCATTGCCGAGCCGAAGGAGATTCCGGGGCTGTTCGCGGAGGCCCGCAAGGCATTCGGCAAGGTCGACATCCTGGTGAACAATGCCGGGATCTATGAGTTCGGGGCGCTCGGCGAAATCACCCCTGAGCACTTTCACCGGCAGTTCAACCTGAACGTGCTGGGGCTGATCCTCGCGACGCAGGAGGCGGCCAAGCAGTTCGAGGGGGGCGGGAACGTCATCAATATCAGCTCGGTGGTCGCGCATGCGACGCCGCCGGGAACCGCGGTCTACTCTGCGACGAAGGCGGCGGTCGATGCCGTGACGAATGTGCTGGCGAAGGAGCTGGGGCCGCAGAAGATCCGGGTCAATTCGATCAATCCGGGGATGGTGGAGACCGAGGGGGCGCATACGGCGGGGATTATTGAGAGTGACTTCCGGAAGCAGATTGAGAGTCAGACGCCGCTGGGCCGGATCGGGCAGCCGCAGGACATTGCGACGGCGGCGGTGTTCCTGGCTTCGGACGACTCGTCGTGGATGACGGGCGAGACGATCACGATCTCGGGCGGTTTCCGGTAG
- a CDS encoding TetR/AcrR family transcriptional regulator, giving the protein MPAGRPREFDPDKALDQAMAVFWKKGYEGASLPDLTRAMGINRPSLYAAFGNKESLFRKAMDRYMGGPAAHVAEALAAPTAREVAARLLYGGIDIVADGKGPGGCFMVQSALACGDSAEALRKEVADRRAAGEAAVRARLERAHKEGDLPKEVDAATLARYLMAVTYGMAVLAAGGATRADLTVVADMALRAIPAA; this is encoded by the coding sequence ATGCCCGCTGGACGACCCCGCGAGTTTGATCCCGACAAAGCCCTGGACCAGGCAATGGCGGTCTTCTGGAAGAAGGGCTACGAGGGGGCCTCGCTTCCCGATCTCACTCGCGCCATGGGAATCAACCGCCCCAGCCTCTACGCCGCGTTCGGCAATAAGGAGTCGCTCTTCCGCAAGGCGATGGACCGCTACATGGGCGGCCCCGCGGCCCATGTGGCGGAGGCCCTCGCCGCGCCCACTGCCCGCGAAGTCGCGGCCCGCCTGCTTTACGGCGGCATCGACATCGTCGCCGACGGCAAAGGCCCCGGCGGCTGCTTCATGGTCCAGTCCGCCCTCGCCTGCGGCGACAGCGCCGAAGCACTCCGGAAGGAAGTCGCCGACCGCCGCGCCGCCGGAGAAGCGGCCGTGCGGGCCCGTCTCGAGCGGGCCCACAAAGAAGGGGATCTCCCCAAAGAGGTCGACGCCGCCACGCTCGCCCGCTACCTGATGGCGGTCACCTACGGCATGGCGGTCCTCGCCGCCGGCGGGGCCACGCGGGCCGACCTGACCGTGGTGGCCGACATGGCCCTCCGGGCAATCCCCGCGGCGTAG
- a CDS encoding alkaline phosphatase family protein has product MPRRPLVLILAVGLTRKLLPHAPRLSLVAQKGWVRDLREILPAVTCSAQATILTGELPAKHGVVGNGWLYRDTREVRLWQQSNSLIESEPLYVTARREAEARGEKFRAAKLFWQFNQGADVAISVTPKPYYGADGSKAFGITGTPHGLTEQLERKLGAFPFPSYWGPTAGLPSSAWIARCAAEVVTTEVPDLTLVYLPHLDYDPQRFGPSKADMPRLVRELDDACQPLLDAAAKAGAGVWVVSEYGLVDVQRPVFVNRVLREAGLLSVRPGPFGDILDTFGSQAFAVCDHQVAHVYCSGKIGRVRDVLAAVPGVGRVVAGEERAELGLDHPRSGELVLLAERDAWFAYPFWVEGRSEPDFARTIDIHRKPGYDPCELFWDPQLVWPKGRAIRRLIQKKLGLRTLFDVVPVDAMLVRGSHGLATESDRPLLIGDGAAPGEGLSLADVRDLVLRALL; this is encoded by the coding sequence ATGCCGCGTCGGCCTCTCGTTCTCATCCTCGCCGTCGGGCTGACCCGCAAGCTGTTGCCGCATGCTCCGCGGCTGAGTCTGGTCGCCCAGAAGGGCTGGGTCCGGGACCTCCGCGAGATCCTTCCCGCCGTCACCTGCTCGGCCCAGGCCACGATCCTGACCGGCGAGCTCCCGGCGAAGCACGGCGTCGTCGGGAACGGCTGGCTCTATCGCGACACTCGTGAAGTCCGGCTGTGGCAGCAGTCGAACAGTCTCATCGAGTCCGAGCCGCTCTACGTCACGGCCCGTCGCGAGGCGGAGGCCCGGGGTGAGAAGTTCCGCGCGGCGAAGCTGTTCTGGCAGTTCAATCAGGGGGCGGATGTCGCGATCAGCGTCACTCCCAAGCCGTACTACGGAGCGGACGGGAGCAAGGCCTTCGGCATCACGGGGACGCCGCACGGACTGACGGAGCAACTGGAGCGGAAGCTTGGGGCTTTTCCCTTTCCGTCCTACTGGGGCCCGACTGCGGGGCTGCCGAGCAGTGCCTGGATCGCCCGGTGTGCGGCCGAGGTTGTCACGACGGAGGTTCCGGACCTGACGCTCGTCTATCTGCCGCATCTCGATTACGACCCGCAGCGGTTCGGTCCCTCGAAGGCCGATATGCCTCGGCTCGTGCGTGAACTCGACGATGCGTGTCAGCCGCTGCTTGATGCGGCGGCGAAGGCGGGGGCGGGGGTGTGGGTGGTCAGCGAGTATGGTCTGGTCGATGTTCAGCGGCCGGTGTTTGTGAACCGCGTGCTTCGCGAGGCGGGGTTGCTGTCGGTCCGGCCGGGGCCGTTTGGGGACATCCTGGATACGTTCGGCAGCCAGGCGTTTGCCGTTTGTGATCATCAGGTGGCGCACGTTTACTGTTCGGGGAAGATCGGGCGAGTTCGGGATGTGTTGGCGGCTGTGCCGGGGGTGGGGCGGGTTGTGGCGGGGGAGGAGCGGGCGGAGCTGGGGTTGGATCATCCGCGGTCGGGTGAGCTGGTGTTGTTGGCGGAGCGGGATGCCTGGTTTGCGTATCCGTTCTGGGTGGAGGGACGGAGTGAGCCGGACTTTGCGCGGACGATCGATATTCACCGGAAGCCGGGTTATGACCCGTGCGAGTTGTTTTGGGATCCGCAGCTGGTGTGGCCGAAGGGGCGGGCGATTCGGCGGTTGATTCAGAAGAAGCTGGGGTTGCGGACGTTGTTTGATGTGGTTCCGGTGGATGCGATGTTGGTGCGGGGGAGCCATGGGTTGGCGACCGAGTCGGATCGTCCGTTGTTGATTGGTGATGGGGCGGCGCCGGGGGAGGGCTTGTCGCTGGCGGATGTTCGCGATCTTGTCCTGCGCGCGCTGTTGTAA
- a CDS encoding NADH:flavin oxidoreductase: MSYPRIGSLKSVNDFRDTLRAVGSSLPVDDRSLTAAEGSPLAAPLTCGRLSIGNRWCIHPMEGWDGTPGGMPTEHTIRRWRNFGLSGAKLLWGGEAFAVRPEGRANPNQLCYRPENEKGAAQLLETARAAHAEAFGPAACDDLVVGLQLTHSGRFCKPVAKDRFVPRIAYRHPVLDRRVGLGPDDNAAVLTDGEIRSIIDDYVTAARIAQRLGFQFVDLKACHGYLGHEFLSAHTRPGPYGGDFEGRTRYLREIVGAVRSECPDLEIGIRLSLFDAPPFRPDPARSQGGKLGPGIPDLAPDSPRPFGASADDPLRIDLAEPIELLRRLRDEHGVRLLNLSCGSPYYNPHIQRPAFYPPSDGYQPPEDPLLGCVRQIEAVRDVKRALPDLVLVGTAYTYFQEYLPHVAQAVLREGWVDSIGIGRLVLSDWQLPAKVLAGQDYVADKKICRTFSDCTTAPRNGIISGCYPLDDYYKRRTEAAELKDQKDNLRKRLLAAGSGDGK; this comes from the coding sequence ATGAGTTACCCACGCATCGGCTCCCTCAAGTCCGTCAACGACTTCCGGGACACCCTCCGCGCGGTCGGCTCCTCGCTCCCCGTCGACGATCGGTCGCTCACCGCCGCCGAAGGGTCTCCGCTCGCCGCCCCGCTCACCTGCGGCCGACTCTCCATCGGCAACCGCTGGTGCATCCACCCCATGGAAGGCTGGGACGGCACACCCGGCGGAATGCCGACCGAACACACGATCCGCCGCTGGCGGAACTTCGGCCTCTCGGGAGCCAAACTCCTGTGGGGGGGCGAAGCCTTCGCCGTCCGCCCCGAAGGACGCGCCAACCCGAACCAGCTCTGCTACCGCCCCGAGAATGAAAAGGGAGCGGCCCAGCTGCTGGAAACCGCCCGCGCCGCGCACGCGGAAGCCTTCGGTCCCGCCGCCTGCGACGACCTCGTGGTCGGCCTCCAGCTCACCCACTCGGGCCGCTTCTGCAAGCCGGTCGCCAAAGACCGGTTCGTCCCCCGGATCGCCTACCGCCACCCGGTCCTCGACCGCCGCGTCGGCCTCGGCCCGGACGACAATGCCGCCGTCCTGACCGACGGCGAGATCCGCTCGATCATCGACGACTACGTCACCGCCGCCCGGATTGCCCAGCGGCTGGGGTTCCAGTTCGTCGACCTCAAGGCCTGCCACGGCTACCTGGGGCACGAGTTCCTCTCAGCCCACACCCGGCCCGGTCCCTACGGCGGGGATTTCGAGGGCCGGACCCGCTACCTGCGGGAGATCGTCGGGGCGGTCCGGAGCGAATGCCCGGATCTCGAAATCGGAATCCGCCTCTCGCTGTTCGACGCCCCTCCGTTCCGGCCCGACCCGGCCCGGAGCCAGGGAGGAAAGCTCGGACCCGGAATCCCCGATCTCGCACCCGATTCGCCGCGGCCCTTCGGCGCCAGTGCCGACGATCCGCTCCGGATCGACCTCGCCGAGCCGATCGAACTCCTCCGGCGGCTGCGGGACGAACACGGAGTGCGGCTCCTCAACCTCAGCTGCGGCTCCCCCTACTACAACCCCCACATCCAGCGGCCGGCGTTCTACCCCCCGTCGGACGGCTACCAGCCGCCGGAAGACCCGCTGCTGGGATGCGTCCGGCAGATCGAGGCGGTCCGGGACGTGAAGCGGGCCCTCCCGGATCTCGTCCTCGTCGGGACCGCCTACACGTACTTCCAGGAGTACCTGCCGCACGTCGCCCAGGCGGTGCTGCGGGAGGGGTGGGTCGATTCGATCGGGATCGGCCGGCTGGTCCTGAGCGACTGGCAACTCCCCGCGAAGGTCCTGGCCGGGCAGGATTACGTCGCGGACAAGAAGATCTGCCGCACGTTCAGCGACTGCACGACCGCCCCCCGCAACGGAATCATCTCCGGCTGCTACCCCCTGGACGACTACTACAAGCGCCGCACCGAAGCGGCCGAGCTCAAGGACCAGAAGGACAACCTCCGCAAGCGGCTCCTGGCCGCCGGCAGCGGCGACGGGAAGTAA
- a CDS encoding class I SAM-dependent RNA methyltransferase, with protein sequence MEPAPQSAGPSSSPAVVPRVRPSGPSLTAVYELIATTAFGLEAIVDRELKALGYTDTRIEDGRVRFWGDFQAVCRCNLWLRSADRVQIVLGEFEAMEFDPLYFQTRELPWEEWLPMDAQFPVNGRSFQSRLHGIPVCQKMIKKAIVERLKTKYQRAWFQETGPVYEIDFIILRDRVTLTLDATGDGLHKRGYRPVSGVAPLRETLAAALIQLSYWNRDRLLVDPCCGTGTIPIEAAMIARNIAPGLNREFSSEGWPQIPRKVWADARKEARDLRGKPLGMRIWGSDIDGRALELARKNAYAAGVTEDITFSQKPAGQLALTQEYACLVTNPPYGERMGDRAAVDALNRDFGAIARSHPTWSVYVLTPHPLFERQFGRPADRRRKLFNGRIECTYYQFYGPRPPLEGQGEPEPDPRDIAEAPPVNRDTARAEYRRPEPPTASSFEERPARAEAPRDLAAPVSREPVDQPDVAPEPRSSEPVSRSDAAVATPQPSEPLPPEPAPLPEGPRSIWEMSEDLPSTGAKPAKPSPEPEAAAPASEALASEQAAAPAEPPSQDSTAPVPTPAPVPTAAVPAPEPAPAADPSPAEPDERKTETPSNDWML encoded by the coding sequence ATGGAACCTGCTCCCCAATCCGCCGGCCCCTCCTCCAGTCCGGCCGTTGTTCCGCGCGTCCGGCCCTCCGGCCCGTCGCTGACCGCCGTCTATGAACTGATCGCCACGACCGCCTTCGGCCTCGAGGCGATCGTCGACCGCGAGCTGAAGGCGCTCGGCTACACCGACACCCGTATCGAAGACGGCCGGGTCCGCTTCTGGGGGGACTTCCAGGCGGTCTGCCGCTGCAACCTGTGGCTCCGCTCCGCCGACCGCGTGCAGATCGTCCTCGGCGAGTTCGAGGCGATGGAGTTCGACCCGCTCTACTTCCAGACGCGCGAGCTCCCCTGGGAAGAGTGGCTCCCGATGGACGCCCAGTTCCCGGTGAACGGCCGCAGCTTCCAGTCGCGACTGCACGGGATCCCGGTCTGCCAGAAGATGATCAAGAAGGCGATCGTCGAACGGCTCAAGACCAAGTACCAGCGGGCCTGGTTCCAGGAGACGGGGCCGGTCTATGAGATCGACTTCATCATCCTCCGCGACCGCGTCACGCTGACCCTCGACGCCACCGGCGACGGCCTGCACAAGCGCGGCTACCGCCCGGTCTCGGGCGTCGCCCCGCTGCGGGAAACGCTGGCGGCGGCGCTGATTCAGCTCAGCTACTGGAACCGGGACCGGCTCCTCGTCGACCCCTGCTGCGGAACGGGGACGATCCCGATCGAAGCGGCGATGATCGCCCGCAACATTGCTCCTGGTCTCAACCGCGAGTTCTCGTCCGAAGGCTGGCCGCAGATCCCCCGGAAGGTGTGGGCCGATGCCCGCAAGGAAGCCCGCGACCTCCGCGGCAAGCCGCTCGGGATGCGGATCTGGGGCTCGGACATCGACGGCCGGGCCCTGGAGCTGGCGAGGAAAAACGCCTACGCCGCCGGCGTGACCGAGGACATTACGTTCTCGCAGAAGCCCGCCGGCCAGCTCGCGCTGACGCAGGAATACGCCTGTCTCGTGACGAATCCCCCTTATGGCGAGCGGATGGGAGACCGGGCGGCGGTCGACGCCCTGAACCGGGACTTCGGCGCGATTGCCCGTTCGCATCCGACCTGGTCGGTCTACGTCCTGACGCCGCATCCGCTGTTTGAGCGGCAGTTCGGCCGCCCGGCAGACCGCCGCCGCAAGCTGTTCAACGGCCGGATCGAGTGCACCTACTACCAGTTCTACGGTCCCCGCCCGCCGCTCGAGGGGCAGGGGGAGCCCGAACCGGACCCGCGGGACATCGCCGAAGCTCCGCCGGTCAACCGGGACACCGCCCGAGCTGAATATCGTCGGCCAGAGCCGCCTACCGCGTCGTCGTTCGAGGAACGCCCCGCTCGTGCGGAAGCGCCCCGCGATCTCGCGGCCCCCGTCAGTCGCGAGCCCGTCGATCAGCCCGATGTCGCCCCGGAACCCCGTTCGTCGGAGCCTGTGAGCAGGTCTGACGCGGCGGTGGCGACTCCGCAGCCATCCGAGCCTCTTCCGCCCGAGCCGGCTCCGTTGCCCGAAGGTCCGCGGAGCATCTGGGAGATGTCCGAGGACCTCCCTTCAACCGGAGCGAAGCCCGCGAAGCCGTCTCCCGAGCCGGAAGCGGCTGCACCAGCCAGCGAAGCGCTCGCATCGGAGCAGGCCGCGGCGCCGGCCGAACCCCCTTCGCAGGATTCGACCGCGCCCGTCCCAACCCCGGCCCCCGTCCCCACCGCGGCGGTTCCCGCTCCGGAACCGGCTCCGGCCGCTGATCCGTCTCCGGCGGAGCCGGACGAGCGGAAGACCGAAACGCCGTCGAACGACTGGATGCTGTGA